The genomic window CCCCGGTCGGCGTCTACTACAGGCCTGGCGGCGACTCCCCGCTGCGGCCGGTGCTGGCGGACTCGGCCTCGCTGGAGCAGGCCGGCCTGGTGTGGGGCCTGCCCGCGGCGCTGGGCCTCGGCCTGCTCGGCTGTGCGGCGGTGGCGAGCACCCGCGGCGTGGAGCGCCGCCCGCGCGACTGAGCGGGGAAGCAACCGTTCCCCGCCCCGCCCCCGATCCGCTGTCACTCCGTGCGCAGCGCCGTCACCGTCCGGGTCCGGGCCGCCCAGCCCGCCGGGAGGAGCGCGCCGAGGACCGCGATCAGCAGGCCGCCCAGGCCGAGCAGCGCGAGCTGCCCGTCCGAGTAGACGTCGATCAGCGCGGGCGGGAAGTCGAGACCGGCGCTGCGCCCCATCGCGGGCATCGTCACCGCGTGCAGGGCCAGGCCCAGCGGCAGACCGACGGCGCCGCCGACCAGGCCGACCAGGGTGACCGAGGCGAGGACCATGGCGACGGTCTGACCGGGGGTCATGCCCAGTGCCTTGGCCACGCCGATCTCGCGGACCCGTTCGCGGGTCTGCAGGACGACGGTGTTGAGCACGCCCAGACCCGCGACGGCGACCAGCATCAGCGTGAGCAGGCCGGTCAGCGCGTCCATCGCGACGATGGTGCCGCTCTCGCTGCGGCCCTGCGCGCTGTCGGCGGTCAGGCCCAGCGGGGTCAGCGCGGTGTTCAGGGCGGTGGCGTAACCGACCGCGCCGGTACCGGGCTTCAGCTTGATCGAGTAACTCACCGGCTGGGGCCGGGGCTCGGCGGGGGCCAGGGTGGCGGCGTCGGTGAGGACCTCGTTGGTCTGGGTGTGCGGGTCGAAGACCTCGCCGACGATCCGTACCGGGATCGCCTTGCCGTGGTCCTCCAGCGTGACGGTGTCGCCGAGCCGGCCGGCGGTGGCGGTCAGGAAGGTGGACGGCACCACGGCCTCGCCGGGAGCGGTGAACCAGCGTCCGGCGACCATCCGGTACCCGGCCCAGGAGGCGTCGCCGCTGAAGGTGAAGACGCTGGTGGTGCCGGCCACCCCGGCCACCGTCACGTCGGTCTCGGCGGTGCCGTAGTACTTCAGCGTGCCGGGCTGGGCGTTGACGGCGGCTCGGACGGCGGCGGCCACCGCGGCGGGGTCCGCCGCGGGGTGCGCCCCGGCGGCGCCCGGCGTGGAGACCCCAGCAGCCCCTCCAGCCCCAGCAGTTCCAGTGGACCCCGCAGCCCCCGCACCCCCCGGCGGCGGCCGGTAAGCGTCGACGGTGACGTCGGCGTTGTCGTGGTTCTTCGCCGCCTGCACCCAGCTCAGCGAGGCGCCGGTGCCCACCGCGAAGGTGGCGGCGGCGGTGCCGAAGACGATCGCCGCGACCATCCCGGCGGTGCGGGCGGGCCGGGCGAAGGGCTGGGCCAGGCCGAGGCCGACCGGCCGCGGCAGCGGGAGCCGGGCCGCCACGCGGGCGGCCCGGGCGGCGGCCCGGCCCTCCGTGCGACGGCCTGCCCGCGCGGTGCGCCCGACGGCGAGCGCGTCCACGGTGCGCAGCCGGCCGGCCCGCAGGGCGGCGGCCCAGGCGGTGAGGGTGACCAGGCCGAGCGCACCGGCGATCACCGCGAGGTCGACCCAGGGGGCGACGCCCGCGCTGGTGCCGCCGTAGGCGTCGGCGGTGGCGGAGAGCACCGGCACGGCCGCCAGGTTGCCCGCGACCACGCCGACCGCGGTGCCGATCGCGGCCGGGACCAGCGCCTGGGCCATGTAGGCGCGCACCACTTCGGCAGGGGTGAAGCCCAGCGCCTTGAGGATGCCGATCCGCCGGGTGCCGCTGCCGACCGCGCCGGACACCACGATGCCCACGATGAGCACCGACATCAGCACGCCGAGCAGACCGAAGGCGATCAGGAACGGCACGAAGAGCGCGGTGTTGCGGCTGCTGCCCTGCGCCGTGTTGAGCCAGGACTGCACCCCGGTCAGCGCACCGGCGGGCGTCGCCGCGGTCACCGCGGCGCGGTCGGCGGCGATCTGAGCGGTGCTGCCGGCCGCGGCGAAGCGGTAGAGCATCTGGTAGCCGCCGGGCGCGGCGGGGGTGGTGAGCGCGGGGAGCTGGGCCGGGGCCACCCAGGCGTCGGCGCTCTGGCTCACCGAGCGGGCGACGCCGACCACCGTCAGCCGCGGATCGCCGGGCAGCGCGGGGAAGTCCAGGGTGGTGCCCAGGTCGCGGATCGGGCTCGCGTAGTCGTCGGCGAGCACGATCTGGCCGGGGGCCGAGGCCCAGCTGCCGCGCAGCAGCGTCACGTCGTCCACGGGGCCGCCGGGGTCGGCCCGGCCGACCACCGTCATCGGCGACAGGCTCATGCCCGCGGGCAGCTGGAGCTCCG from Kitasatospora sp. NBC_01250 includes these protein-coding regions:
- a CDS encoding ABC transporter permease, translated to MSGLGRVVRSGVRRRRVQSAVTGLATMMAVTVSVLGGSLLVASDGPFDRAFAGQHGAHLVARFDAGRAGSGGGGLAASAHAAGVTAAAGPFATATLDPHGGPELQLPAGMSLSPMTVVGRADPGGPVDDVTLLRGSWASAPGQIVLADDYASPIRDLGTTLDFPALPGDPRLTVVGVARSVSQSADAWVAPAQLPALTTPAAPGGYQMLYRFAAAGSTAQIAADRAAVTAATPAGALTGVQSWLNTAQGSSRNTALFVPFLIAFGLLGVLMSVLIVGIVVSGAVGSGTRRIGILKALGFTPAEVVRAYMAQALVPAAIGTAVGVVAGNLAAVPVLSATADAYGGTSAGVAPWVDLAVIAGALGLVTLTAWAAALRAGRLRTVDALAVGRTARAGRRTEGRAAARAARVAARLPLPRPVGLGLAQPFARPARTAGMVAAIVFGTAAATFAVGTGASLSWVQAAKNHDNADVTVDAYRPPPGGAGAAGSTGTAGAGGAAGVSTPGAAGAHPAADPAAVAAAVRAAVNAQPGTLKYYGTAETDVTVAGVAGTTSVFTFSGDASWAGYRMVAGRWFTAPGEAVVPSTFLTATAGRLGDTVTLEDHGKAIPVRIVGEVFDPHTQTNEVLTDAATLAPAEPRPQPVSYSIKLKPGTGAVGYATALNTALTPLGLTADSAQGRSESGTIVAMDALTGLLTLMLVAVAGLGVLNTVVLQTRERVREIGVAKALGMTPGQTVAMVLASVTLVGLVGGAVGLPLGLALHAVTMPAMGRSAGLDFPPALIDVYSDGQLALLGLGGLLIAVLGALLPAGWAARTRTVTALRTE